Proteins from a genomic interval of Paracholeplasma manati:
- a CDS encoding IMPACT family protein, which yields MYYIQSEVKTELVIDKSRFIGQLYIVHSVEEAQATLERVRLIQREANHNCYAYIIRDGKEVKSSDDKEPAKTAGVPILEVLKHHQLTDVLCVVTRYFGGIKLGAGGLIRAYTNAAAEAVKLTNQYSLVKKPMVKMHLPYGLFDTFVYQTKDTVTIVDKTFGEDIELDLILNELTVDTLRSTYHQTKVIDLGVVDVQVPKID from the coding sequence ATGTATTATATTCAATCCGAAGTTAAAACAGAATTGGTGATCGATAAGTCTAGATTCATCGGTCAGCTTTATATTGTGCATTCTGTTGAAGAAGCTCAAGCCACGTTAGAGCGCGTGCGTTTGATCCAACGTGAAGCCAACCATAATTGTTATGCATACATCATTCGTGATGGTAAAGAGGTTAAATCCAGTGATGATAAAGAGCCTGCGAAAACCGCAGGTGTCCCTATCCTAGAAGTACTGAAACACCATCAACTAACCGATGTATTGTGTGTAGTTACGCGCTATTTTGGTGGTATTAAATTGGGTGCTGGTGGCTTAATTCGTGCTTACACGAACGCTGCTGCAGAAGCCGTTAAATTAACCAACCAATACAGTTTGGTCAAAAAACCCATGGTTAAGATGCATTTACCGTATGGATTATTTGACACATTTGTATACCAAACCAAAGATACTGTCACCATTGTTGATAAAACGTTTGGTGAGGACATCGAGCTCGATTTAATCCTCAATGAACTCACCGTAGATACATTGAGGTCTACCTACCACCAAACCAAAGTCATTGACCTTGGGGTAGTCGATGTACAAGTACCTAAAATAGATTAA
- a CDS encoding lysophospholipid acyltransferase family protein: MKKRFRHVLLYTLLRPVFRIIVWFRYRFIGRKYKGSAKGPYLILGNHTVNWDPILLAMSFREPIYFVASDMLFSIPVISKVLSYLVQPIPKAKYKADTETVKNMIKVARSGGSIGIFPEGNRTFSGRIMYMPYSISKLIKLLKLPVLFYRLEGGYLTSPRWAVHNRRGKMRGYVKTTWTYDEYKDLTNDEIYQFVVEQLSVNDLDMQAANPRRFRGKHYAEYIERAFFVSPVTDKIGTIYSDKDDIFEKGSDLHYRMNHYGLIENIGPTKHYPNTILWYDHQVKVVETLIDQRVETPLFEEDAKAYELLKRKQIPLSDTHMVLYTDRFTFTINGEVQTWLYQDIMPAVQYSHTLIVYHKELVKTYFFVGDERFNALKYVMFAKTYQRRVLNYDSEL, encoded by the coding sequence ATGAAAAAGAGATTTCGACATGTTTTATTATACACGCTTTTAAGACCAGTGTTTAGAATTATTGTTTGGTTTAGGTATCGATTTATCGGCAGAAAATACAAAGGGTCAGCAAAGGGACCTTATTTAATCTTGGGGAACCATACGGTTAACTGGGACCCAATATTGTTGGCTATGAGTTTTAGAGAACCCATCTACTTTGTCGCATCCGACATGTTATTTTCGATTCCGGTGATATCCAAGGTTCTATCGTATTTGGTCCAACCCATTCCTAAGGCTAAATATAAAGCCGATACTGAAACCGTAAAAAACATGATTAAAGTGGCTCGTTCAGGAGGGTCTATCGGGATATTCCCTGAAGGCAATCGAACCTTTTCCGGTCGAATCATGTACATGCCTTATTCGATATCAAAATTGATCAAACTATTAAAACTACCGGTATTGTTTTATCGTTTAGAAGGTGGGTACCTCACCAGTCCAAGATGGGCAGTTCACAACCGACGTGGGAAAATGCGTGGTTATGTTAAAACCACATGGACCTATGACGAATATAAGGATTTAACCAACGATGAAATCTATCAATTCGTGGTTGAACAATTGTCCGTAAATGACTTGGATATGCAAGCAGCTAACCCGCGAAGATTCCGCGGTAAACACTACGCAGAATACATCGAAAGGGCGTTTTTCGTATCCCCAGTTACAGACAAGATTGGAACCATTTATTCCGATAAAGACGATATTTTCGAAAAAGGTTCGGACTTACATTACCGAATGAATCACTATGGATTGATTGAGAATATTGGACCGACAAAGCATTATCCAAATACCATTTTATGGTATGACCATCAGGTCAAAGTCGTCGAAACTTTAATTGATCAGCGGGTTGAGACACCGCTCTTCGAAGAAGATGCGAAAGCCTATGAATTATTGAAAAGAAAACAAATCCCCTTGTCTGATACACACATGGTATTGTATACCGACCGTTTCACGTTCACCATCAACGGTGAAGTTCAGACTTGGTTATATCAAGATATTATGCCGGCAGTACAATACTCACACACACTCATCGTTTACCACAAAGAACTGGTTAAAACCTATTTCTTTGTCGGTGATGAACGATTCAACGCATTAAAATACGTGATGTTTGCGAAAACATATCAAAGGAGGGTTCTAAATTATGATTCAGAACTATGA
- a CDS encoding hemolysin family protein, translating to MELPLIILLLVVLLMLSSMLSLFEIAIESVNKTKLKSLADDGSSKAKRVIKLSDDDESLSILHIGYQVFAIFGTIILGFYWIDNLISGLSNWMNLEGRFPENIQFLATPTYHLLAIVLLTFVWIVVVLIFGYIVPRKVGIKYNEHLSIRFIGFIEFNVALFRPLFGLVVLFSKGILKLFKIHYHEDLDKVSEEEIISLIESGTEHGTINEDEQEMISSVLEFNDITAVEIMTPRTEVYMIDINEFNEHTIDEMIQENYSRIPVYDDSPDDIIGVIYIKDVFREARRVGFENVDLKKILNKPYFVPARKKIDALFKELQAAKSYMGILVDEYGGFQGIVTIEDLIEEVMGDIYDEYDEDISDIKEIEPNRYLVNGLLSVEEVNEALNTQIPEDDSYETIAGFILSHIGYIPDVKDNITVEIDHVTLKVDKMDDKRIDQVIITIIPKTEDNEENIEEQSN from the coding sequence ATGGAACTACCGCTGATAATTTTATTATTGGTTGTATTATTGATGCTGAGCTCAATGCTCTCCCTTTTTGAGATTGCCATTGAATCGGTAAATAAAACTAAATTAAAATCACTCGCTGATGACGGCTCTTCAAAAGCAAAACGTGTCATCAAACTCTCAGACGACGACGAATCTTTATCGATTTTACACATCGGTTATCAAGTATTCGCTATTTTTGGTACGATTATTTTGGGTTTTTATTGGATTGATAATTTGATTTCAGGGTTATCCAATTGGATGAATTTAGAAGGACGATTCCCTGAAAATATTCAATTTCTTGCTACCCCAACCTATCATCTGCTCGCTATTGTATTGTTGACCTTTGTTTGGATTGTGGTCGTACTCATTTTTGGCTATATCGTACCAAGAAAAGTTGGTATCAAATATAACGAACATTTAAGCATCCGTTTTATTGGCTTTATTGAGTTCAATGTCGCTTTGTTTAGACCCCTATTCGGGTTAGTGGTGTTGTTTTCTAAGGGTATCTTGAAACTGTTCAAAATTCACTATCATGAAGATCTTGATAAAGTATCCGAAGAAGAAATCATATCGTTGATTGAATCGGGTACCGAACATGGCACCATCAATGAAGACGAACAAGAAATGATCTCTTCCGTACTCGAATTTAATGACATCACAGCCGTTGAAATCATGACACCAAGAACCGAAGTTTATATGATAGATATCAATGAATTCAATGAACACACCATCGATGAAATGATTCAGGAAAACTACTCTCGTATCCCTGTTTATGATGACTCACCAGACGACATCATCGGTGTGATATACATCAAAGACGTATTTAGAGAAGCACGTCGCGTCGGTTTTGAAAACGTCGATTTGAAAAAAATCCTCAATAAACCCTATTTTGTCCCAGCTAGAAAGAAAATTGATGCCTTATTTAAGGAACTTCAAGCGGCTAAATCTTATATGGGTATTCTTGTCGATGAATACGGCGGATTCCAAGGGATTGTTACCATTGAAGACCTCATCGAAGAAGTTATGGGGGACATTTATGATGAGTATGATGAAGATATATCCGACATCAAAGAAATCGAACCTAATCGTTATTTAGTAAACGGCCTACTATCGGTTGAAGAGGTGAATGAAGCCTTAAATACGCAAATTCCTGAGGATGATTCGTATGAAACCATTGCTGGATTTATCCTTTCACACATTGGGTATATCCCAGATGTGAAGGACAATATTACCGTTGAAATCGACCATGTGACTCTAAAAGTCGACAAGATGGATGATAAACGAATCGATCAAGTGATCATCACGATCATACCGAAAACTGAAGATAATGAAGAAAACATCGAAGAACAGTCTAATTAA
- a CDS encoding CCA tRNA nucleotidyltransferase: MDAIKQSLYVIRALKKQNFEAFFVGGCVRDFLLKRETNDVDIATAANPYKVMDITKAKPTGLPYGTVSIQKDKLKIEITTYRRDGNYLDNRHPDEVIPVQTIEEDVKRRDFTINGLAMNDAYQIFDYVGGKEDLRLKIIRAIGNPDERFQEDSLRILRAAYFQSKLGFQIEKETRLSMAKNKDLILNLPNERVFTELIKLLKEPHQLNALKTLDTSGISTVLPGLDKGIRFVVENMKEPLFIDAFFGLCFSLNGSVPSAWKFSNIARLKYEKVVELVNRNQPLSNVDLFTQGLEIALLTNKVSFLLGKSSNQKRALEERFQQLPIKSALDLKLRGSDLISITNKKQGAWVSKAIDDMVIAVLENRVQNDYEALKAYVLQKEVKHEK, from the coding sequence ATGGACGCTATCAAGCAATCCCTCTATGTAATACGAGCCTTAAAAAAACAAAATTTCGAAGCCTTTTTTGTCGGCGGCTGTGTTCGTGATTTCTTATTAAAACGTGAAACCAATGATGTTGATATCGCAACCGCTGCGAATCCATACAAAGTAATGGACATCACAAAAGCGAAGCCAACTGGCTTGCCATATGGTACCGTAAGCATTCAGAAAGACAAATTAAAAATTGAAATAACCACCTATCGTCGTGATGGTAATTATTTAGACAATCGCCATCCAGATGAAGTGATACCTGTACAAACCATCGAAGAAGACGTGAAAAGACGTGACTTTACGATCAATGGTTTGGCAATGAATGACGCCTATCAAATCTTCGATTATGTGGGTGGAAAAGAAGACCTAAGATTGAAAATTATACGTGCCATCGGCAACCCCGATGAACGTTTTCAAGAAGATAGTTTACGCATATTAAGAGCAGCTTATTTCCAATCAAAACTAGGGTTCCAAATTGAAAAGGAAACCCGTTTAAGCATGGCTAAAAACAAGGATTTAATCTTGAATTTACCAAATGAACGCGTATTTACCGAGCTGATTAAACTCTTAAAAGAGCCACATCAGTTGAACGCACTGAAGACCTTGGATACCTCTGGGATTTCAACCGTCTTACCAGGACTCGATAAAGGCATTCGATTTGTCGTTGAAAACATGAAAGAACCTTTATTCATTGACGCATTCTTTGGGTTATGTTTTAGCTTGAATGGCTCCGTTCCATCGGCTTGGAAATTTTCCAATATCGCGAGATTAAAATATGAAAAAGTGGTTGAATTGGTGAATCGAAACCAGCCATTATCGAATGTAGATTTATTCACCCAAGGGTTAGAAATCGCCTTACTTACGAATAAAGTGTCTTTCCTATTGGGCAAATCATCCAATCAAAAACGAGCGCTTGAAGAACGTTTCCAACAACTGCCCATCAAGAGTGCGTTAGATTTAAAACTGAGAGGTTCAGACCTCATCAGTATCACCAATAAAAAACAAGGGGCTTGGGTATCCAAAGCCATTGATGACATGGTCATCGCAGTCCTTGAAAACCGTGTTCAAAATGACTACGAAGCGCTAAAGGCGTATGTCTTACAGAAAGAGGTAAAGCATGAAAAGTGA
- the pulA gene encoding type I pullulanase, giving the protein MKSDFFSYLDGFNLVTIMVPKPIDNDHKKFILESGVQKIALTIVKMQNIGAETKYSCAINDTIFLNQNYMVFDESRNQSFLRTGQIVRTELFDMMYDYDGDDLGVTYSESQTTFKLWTPVAKEVELELIELKGIKQFIDLRYQELGIWSVTIFGNLEGYKYRYKVRVNEIFKTTTDPYAIASSANGTYNYVVNPDKFYAFKHAKPEFSGRKVDAVLYETSIRDFTIGSSSKATQKGLYRGFIEDLPNEGVQHMVDLGITHVQLMPVYDFEGTDEIKKNELYNWGYNPSQYNVPEGWFSANPDDPYERINELREVVDTLHGKGLRVNMDVVYNHVFNMGTFPFEKLVPGYFFRFDDKGIRTEVSGCGNDIASERPMMQKFILNSIKWWMNTYHIDGFRFDLMGLLDIETMNKVDSLVRSIDPAAFVYGEGWNMANTLPPEKRAHMGNQQFMPFIAHFNDAFREAIKGGTFSSTLGFAMGGKVSNADLFYLFTGSAVDQYRFFNPNQSINYIECHDNHTFYDRAKVLNPNFTDAEIKDYARLGLSFILLSQGVPFIHAGQEFLRTKQGVENSYKSPDAINQVDWTLREKHLDLVQTVKDLIEIRKTYKVFRLRQVADIKQSIRIAEQSVQTSTVSFTLNGLNQTIRVFFKNNYIDELLPVGEGYKVIFNGHNKVDEVVTSYVVKQPGAYIFVKEN; this is encoded by the coding sequence ATGAAAAGTGATTTCTTTTCTTACCTAGACGGGTTTAACTTAGTCACCATCATGGTGCCAAAACCCATCGATAATGATCACAAAAAATTTATCCTCGAGAGCGGCGTTCAAAAGATTGCTTTAACGATTGTTAAAATGCAAAACATCGGCGCTGAAACCAAATATTCTTGTGCCATCAACGATACGATTTTCCTCAATCAAAACTATATGGTTTTCGATGAATCGAGAAACCAATCATTCTTAAGAACAGGACAAATCGTACGTACCGAATTATTTGACATGATGTATGATTATGATGGTGATGATTTAGGGGTAACCTATAGCGAAAGTCAAACTACTTTTAAACTATGGACACCTGTTGCAAAAGAAGTGGAACTCGAACTCATTGAACTCAAAGGTATCAAACAATTCATCGATTTGAGATATCAAGAACTGGGTATTTGGTCAGTGACTATTTTCGGTAATCTCGAAGGCTATAAATATAGATACAAAGTTAGAGTCAATGAAATATTTAAAACGACCACAGACCCATATGCAATCGCCTCTTCAGCGAATGGCACGTATAACTACGTGGTCAATCCGGATAAATTCTATGCATTTAAACATGCAAAACCAGAGTTTTCTGGCCGAAAAGTGGATGCGGTTCTATATGAAACATCGATTCGTGATTTCACCATAGGTAGTTCTTCTAAGGCTACCCAAAAGGGTTTATACCGAGGATTTATTGAAGACCTACCAAATGAAGGTGTTCAACATATGGTCGACTTGGGTATAACCCACGTCCAATTGATGCCTGTATACGATTTCGAAGGCACGGACGAAATTAAGAAGAATGAACTTTATAACTGGGGCTATAACCCTTCTCAATACAATGTACCAGAAGGTTGGTTCTCAGCCAATCCCGATGATCCATATGAACGTATCAATGAACTTCGTGAAGTTGTGGATACCCTTCATGGTAAAGGTCTACGTGTGAACATGGATGTGGTGTATAACCACGTATTTAACATGGGGACTTTCCCATTTGAAAAATTGGTTCCAGGCTATTTTTTCCGTTTTGATGACAAAGGCATTCGCACCGAAGTTTCCGGTTGTGGAAATGACATCGCATCGGAACGCCCTATGATGCAAAAATTCATTTTAAATTCCATCAAATGGTGGATGAATACCTACCATATCGATGGCTTTAGATTTGACTTAATGGGACTACTTGACATCGAAACGATGAATAAGGTCGATAGTCTGGTACGCTCGATTGACCCAGCGGCATTCGTCTACGGCGAAGGTTGGAACATGGCCAATACGTTACCACCTGAAAAACGTGCACACATGGGCAATCAACAATTCATGCCATTCATTGCACATTTCAATGACGCATTTAGAGAAGCCATTAAGGGTGGTACATTCTCATCCACACTCGGGTTCGCGATGGGTGGAAAGGTATCCAATGCTGACTTATTCTATCTGTTTACAGGTAGCGCGGTCGATCAATACCGTTTCTTCAATCCAAATCAATCCATCAATTATATTGAATGTCATGATAACCATACGTTCTATGATCGTGCTAAAGTATTGAATCCGAACTTTACCGACGCAGAAATCAAAGATTATGCCCGTTTAGGACTCAGCTTTATCTTGTTATCACAAGGGGTGCCATTCATCCATGCAGGACAAGAATTCTTGAGAACCAAACAAGGGGTAGAGAACTCATATAAATCACCAGACGCTATCAATCAAGTCGATTGGACATTGCGTGAAAAGCATTTAGATTTGGTTCAAACGGTTAAGGATCTGATCGAGATTCGCAAGACTTATAAAGTCTTCCGATTGAGACAAGTCGCAGACATCAAGCAATCGATTCGAATTGCTGAACAAAGCGTTCAAACCTCCACAGTTTCATTCACTTTGAACGGTCTTAATCAGACCATCCGCGTGTTTTTCAAAAATAACTATATCGATGAGCTATTACCGGTAGGTGAAGGCTATAAAGTCATTTTTAACGGTCATAACAAGGTGGATGAAGTCGTGACTTCCTATGTTGTAAAACAACCAGGCGCGTATATTTTCGTAAAGGAGAACTAA
- a CDS encoding HD domain-containing protein: MEFNAKVDNMNVGSDFQNINVTLVNGDKKNLKLTDEQARKIELGKTYHFEVESYLKDEKEQFKVLSFVGIFEYIQDPVQLKEELRNFYEYAPVDMKVLRDSIHSYMNAIENKVLSDITKAIFKQYEHSFFMFPAAVRFHHAYIGGLAYHTKVMLDTAKQFADIYPYLNKDLLYSGILLHDICKVDELNGFEGGEYTLEGQLIGHLVMASIKVAETAKTLGYEKEEAVLVLNHILLSHHGLPNFGAARKPATAEAMLIWYIDTIDSKFTVLGEELEKTQPGDFTQGIAVLDKTRFYKTKL; this comes from the coding sequence ATGGAATTTAATGCAAAAGTAGACAATATGAATGTCGGTTCGGACTTTCAAAATATCAATGTCACCTTGGTGAATGGCGATAAAAAAAATTTAAAGTTAACCGATGAACAAGCAAGAAAAATTGAGTTGGGTAAAACCTATCATTTTGAAGTGGAATCTTACTTAAAAGATGAGAAAGAACAATTCAAAGTGTTATCCTTTGTGGGTATTTTTGAATACATCCAAGACCCTGTTCAACTCAAAGAAGAACTTCGTAACTTTTATGAATACGCACCTGTGGACATGAAAGTATTACGCGATAGTATCCATAGCTATATGAACGCGATTGAAAACAAAGTTTTGAGCGATATCACAAAAGCGATTTTCAAACAATACGAACATAGTTTTTTCATGTTCCCAGCGGCGGTACGTTTCCATCACGCCTATATCGGTGGGTTAGCGTATCATACCAAAGTGATGTTGGATACAGCGAAACAATTCGCAGACATCTATCCGTATTTAAACAAAGACCTATTATATAGCGGAATCCTCTTACATGACATTTGTAAGGTGGATGAATTGAATGGGTTTGAAGGCGGCGAATACACCTTAGAAGGTCAATTGATTGGCCATTTGGTGATGGCCTCTATCAAAGTCGCAGAAACCGCTAAAACATTGGGTTATGAGAAGGAAGAAGCTGTATTGGTTTTAAATCATATCTTGTTATCTCATCATGGTTTACCTAATTTCGGCGCTGCACGCAAACCAGCTACCGCAGAAGCCATGCTCATCTGGTACATCGATACCATTGATTCTAAATTCACAGTACTTGGCGAAGAACTTGAAAAAACCCAACCAGGGGATTTCACCCAAGGCATCGCCGTACTGGATAAGACTCGATTTTATAAAACCAAACTATAG
- a CDS encoding MBL fold metallo-hydrolase yields the protein MRLYSIASGSSGNATYIEHENLRILVDAGISFKKLSNALLSENLSALHLTHVLVTHEHIDHIRGMETLFNNINVPIYTSFGTAKSMKYLENDKFADKVRIIEAFSPFSIGSLTITPIPLSHDAAEPLGFIFETKNIKLGYVTDTGYIREGLIEPLTNCDFYYFEANHDPVMLKNSNRPYPTIHRILTERGHLSNEDSAYYLSKMIGPRTKGVIMAHISDECNTIDKIRSTYQTVFKANQKSFDTLKVYYASQTPLEVIEL from the coding sequence TTGAGACTCTATTCTATCGCAAGTGGTTCCAGTGGAAATGCCACTTATATTGAACATGAAAATTTAAGAATATTGGTCGATGCAGGCATTAGCTTTAAGAAATTAAGCAACGCCTTGTTAAGTGAGAATTTAAGTGCCCTACATTTAACCCATGTACTGGTCACGCATGAGCATATCGATCATATCAGAGGAATGGAAACCCTATTTAATAATATAAATGTACCGATATACACTTCATTTGGTACAGCAAAGTCGATGAAATACCTCGAAAATGACAAGTTTGCAGATAAGGTACGTATTATTGAGGCATTTTCTCCATTCAGTATTGGCAGTTTAACCATTACACCCATTCCGTTATCACACGATGCGGCTGAACCTTTGGGGTTTATTTTCGAAACTAAAAACATCAAATTAGGATATGTTACCGACACAGGCTACATCAGGGAAGGTTTAATTGAACCATTAACCAATTGTGACTTTTATTATTTTGAAGCCAACCATGACCCAGTGATGTTGAAAAACTCTAATCGTCCGTATCCAACCATCCATAGAATTTTAACCGAACGTGGTCATTTATCAAATGAAGACTCTGCCTACTATTTGTCAAAAATGATTGGACCAAGAACTAAAGGTGTCATCATGGCACACATTTCAGATGAATGTAATACCATTGACAAAATTAGATCAACCTATCAAACTGTATTTAAAGCAAACCAAAAGTCTTTCGATACTTTAAAGGTATATTATGCATCTCAAACACCGCTTGAGGTGATTGAATTATGA
- the rlmH gene encoding 23S rRNA (pseudouridine(1915)-N(3))-methyltransferase RlmH, with translation MKLTLICVGKMKQTYLKDAIQDYVKQMPYPFEIVEVQDEKESSGMVIEEKRILSKVNPNDFVIGLAIKGDMLSSEQFADKLDRWMTYDKKDLTFIIGGSYGFSEAVYQRCNYLLSFSKMTFPHQLMRLILVEQIYRGFQILKNHPYHK, from the coding sequence ATGAAATTAACGTTGATTTGTGTCGGAAAAATGAAACAAACCTATCTAAAAGACGCTATTCAAGACTATGTCAAACAAATGCCCTATCCTTTTGAAATAGTTGAAGTTCAGGATGAAAAAGAATCGAGTGGAATGGTAATTGAGGAGAAGCGAATTCTTTCTAAAGTGAATCCAAATGATTTCGTTATTGGTCTGGCAATCAAAGGTGACATGTTGTCCTCCGAGCAATTCGCAGATAAGCTCGATCGATGGATGACCTACGATAAAAAGGATTTGACTTTCATCATTGGTGGTTCATATGGATTTAGCGAAGCCGTTTATCAACGATGCAATTACTTATTATCGTTCTCAAAGATGACATTTCCTCACCAATTGATGCGTCTCATTCTTGTTGAACAAATCTATCGTGGGTTTCAAATTTTGAAGAATCATCCTTATCACAAATAG
- a CDS encoding HAD family hydrolase, with protein MYKYLIWDFNGTILDDLELCLDLLNVMLEKQNKPKLDVPAYKHVFGFPIKDYYIQAGLTFDSWSFDQMSQFFIERYQPASFECQIHKGVIETLQASIQMGLKNIILSASQTDNLIEQTKILNIFQYFDYIIGTDNIKGQGKIERGIQLMKETGIDPNSCLYVGDTIHDAEVAKALGVKVLLYTGGHQSEARLRTVNERIIYEISDIINVIKG; from the coding sequence ATGTATAAATATCTAATCTGGGATTTTAATGGTACCATCTTAGATGACTTAGAACTATGCCTAGATTTATTAAATGTGATGTTAGAAAAACAAAACAAACCCAAACTTGATGTGCCTGCCTATAAGCATGTATTTGGTTTTCCAATCAAAGATTACTATATTCAAGCGGGATTAACTTTTGATTCTTGGTCTTTCGATCAAATGAGTCAGTTTTTCATTGAAAGATATCAACCGGCCAGTTTTGAATGTCAAATTCATAAAGGTGTCATCGAAACCTTACAAGCCAGCATCCAAATGGGGTTAAAAAACATTATTTTATCGGCTTCACAAACAGATAACTTGATTGAACAAACTAAGATTTTAAATATCTTCCAGTATTTTGATTATATTATTGGTACCGATAATATCAAAGGTCAAGGCAAAATTGAACGTGGCATTCAACTGATGAAAGAAACGGGGATTGACCCTAACTCCTGTCTTTATGTAGGTGATACCATTCATGATGCCGAAGTAGCGAAGGCATTGGGTGTAAAAGTATTATTGTATACTGGTGGACATCAATCTGAAGCACGCTTAAGAACTGTAAATGAAAGAATTATTTATGAAATTAGTGATATAATTAATGTTATAAAGGGGTGA
- the mscL gene encoding large conductance mechanosensitive channel protein MscL, with protein sequence MKFIKGFKTFISRGNVLDLAVGVIMATAFGKIVTSVINDILFPLIAALLGEADFKDLVWRVRQIGTDAITGDPIYATVKYGNFIQVTFEFLLIALFIYIVVVQIVKGQARKERLAEEERIRKEKEAKDNPQPVVRPEDILLLEEIRDLLKKNSTK encoded by the coding sequence ATGAAATTCATTAAGGGTTTTAAAACGTTTATCAGTAGAGGTAATGTATTGGATTTGGCTGTTGGGGTCATCATGGCAACCGCGTTTGGTAAGATTGTCACATCTGTCATCAATGACATTTTATTCCCGTTGATTGCTGCATTATTAGGCGAAGCTGATTTTAAAGACTTGGTTTGGCGTGTTAGACAAATCGGAACCGACGCGATTACAGGTGATCCAATTTATGCGACAGTTAAATATGGTAACTTTATTCAAGTGACATTTGAATTCTTGTTGATTGCCTTATTCATTTATATTGTTGTCGTTCAAATCGTAAAAGGTCAAGCTAGAAAAGAACGTCTTGCTGAAGAAGAACGTATTCGAAAAGAAAAAGAAGCAAAAGATAATCCTCAACCGGTTGTAAGACCTGAGGATATCCTATTATTAGAAGAAATCAGAGACTTATTAAAGAAAAATAGCACGAAGTAA
- the aroF gene encoding 3-deoxy-7-phosphoheptulonate synthase — protein sequence MIVQMKPQATKEQFKRISDFLVSKGFGIKDASSDTNIVFGIIGDTKSLNPTDLEAFEGVFQVTRVSTPYKLASRSFKREDTIIKVRENIFIGGDQFVVMAGPCSIESFENTDEIAKAVKASGATILRGGAFKPRTSPYAFQGMGLEGLKIMREVADKYDLAVVSEIMSEDMIEAFEPYVDIYQLGARNMQNFHLLKQLGARTKKPILLKRGLSATIEEWLMSAEYIMASGNENVILCERGIRTFEKYTRNTLDISAVLAIKELSHLPVIIDPSHAAGKYSMIEKLSMASYAVGADGLIVEVHPDPEHAMSDGAQSLKLEKFDHMMKELNKLSDVLDKKIK from the coding sequence ATGATTGTACAAATGAAACCCCAAGCAACAAAAGAGCAGTTTAAACGTATTTCTGATTTTTTAGTATCCAAAGGCTTTGGTATTAAGGATGCGTCTTCAGACACGAATATAGTGTTTGGGATCATTGGGGATACCAAGAGTTTAAATCCAACTGACTTAGAAGCATTCGAAGGTGTCTTCCAAGTCACACGAGTTTCGACCCCTTATAAATTGGCTAGCCGATCATTTAAGAGAGAAGACACCATCATCAAAGTTAGAGAAAACATATTTATTGGTGGTGATCAATTTGTCGTTATGGCAGGACCATGTTCAATAGAGTCTTTTGAAAACACCGATGAAATTGCAAAAGCGGTCAAAGCATCCGGTGCCACCATTTTGCGTGGTGGAGCATTCAAGCCTAGAACCAGTCCATATGCTTTCCAAGGGATGGGACTAGAAGGTTTAAAAATCATGCGTGAAGTAGCCGACAAATATGACTTAGCGGTTGTCTCTGAAATCATGAGTGAAGATATGATTGAAGCATTTGAACCATATGTCGATATTTACCAACTTGGTGCACGCAACATGCAAAACTTCCACCTGCTAAAACAACTAGGTGCGAGAACCAAAAAACCAATTCTATTGAAACGTGGTCTATCAGCAACCATCGAAGAATGGTTAATGAGTGCGGAATACATCATGGCTTCAGGCAATGAGAATGTCATCTTGTGTGAACGTGGGATACGCACATTTGAAAAATATACCCGTAATACTTTAGATATCAGTGCCGTACTCGCAATTAAAGAATTATCACATTTACCAGTCATCATTGACCCTTCACACGCAGCTGGTAAATACTCCATGATTGAAAAATTATCGATGGCGAGTTACGCAGTAGGTGCGGATGGACTCATTGTAGAAGTACACCCAGATCCTGAACACGCCATGAGCGATGGGGCACAATCACTTAAGCTTGAAAAGTTTGACCACATGATGAAAGAACTTAATAAGCTCTCTGATGTCCTCGACAAAAAAATAAAATGA